One genomic region from Salvelinus fontinalis isolate EN_2023a chromosome 18, ASM2944872v1, whole genome shotgun sequence encodes:
- the LOC129815243 gene encoding zinc finger and SCAN domain-containing protein 22-like → MSKMQLLQVYLNERLTAVAVEIFGAVENTIGEYQEEISRSNEEIERLRRLLDLVFQPDIKLQRADPQQLILPVPEEEVPTEQQHCEQEWSPSLGQEDPEPTLIKEEQEEFGTSQEEEQLQGLESDIKEVIFSPPSPPQPSHHLQTQTVENRERDALPTKTSEEIKTEPDGEGYGESEANNELQPLSPVNSDCSAAHIGNSESIGLMSGLQPLKSKTTWTKKVQSSIKTREASELKVPLRAAHSGERPHRCPVCRKCFLKISILKTHQRIHTGEKPYCCNVCGKCFSRMGHLTEHMRTHTGEKPYQCKGCGKCFSRMRNLTVHMRTHTDERPYKCPMCVECFRSASHLKWHQRRHHTGEKPRC, encoded by the exons ATGTCTAAAATGCAGCTGTTGCAGGTTTATCTAAACGAGCGGTTAACAGCGGTGGCTGTTGAGATATTTGGGGCAGTGGAAAATACCATAGGAGAGTACCAGGAAGAAATCTCCCGTTCAAATGAGGAGATCGAACGTCTACGGAGGCTGCTGGATTTGGTTTTCCAACCCGACATAAAGCTACAGAGAGCAG ACCCCCAGCAGCTCATTCTCCCTGTCCCTGAAGAGGAGGTTCCCACTGAGCAGCAGCACTGTGAGCAGGAGTGGAGCCCCAGTCTGGGCCAGGAGGACCCAGAGCCCACTCTGAttaaagaggaacaggaagagtttgggaccagtcaggaggaagagcagcttcagGGGCTGGAGTCTGATATCAAAGAGGTCatattctctcctccctctcctccccagccCTCACATCATCTCCAAACCCAAActgtggagaacagagagagggacgcTCTACCTACCAAAACAAGTGAAGAGATCAAAACGGAACCGGATGGAGAGGGCTATGGAGAATCTGAAGCAAACAATGAATTAcagcccctctctccagtaaaTTCTGACTGTTCTGCAGCTCATATTGGGAACAGTGAAAGTATAGGGCTAATGTCAGGGTTACAGCCACTCAAATCAAAGACAACATGGACAAAGAAAGTACAAAGCTCTATTAAGACCAGGGAAGCCAGTGAACTGAAAGTTCCATTGAGGGCGGCTCACTCAGGGGAGAGACCACACAGGTGTCCTGTCTGCAGGAAATGCTTTCTGAAAATTAGCATTTTAAAAACTCATCAGAGAATTCACACTGGGGAGAAACCATATTGCTGCAATGTATGTGGCAAATGCTTCAGCCGGATGGGACACCTGACTGAACATATGAGAACTCACACTGGGGAGAAACCATATCAGTGCAAAGGATGTGGCAAATGCTTCAGCCGAATGAGAAACCTGACTGTTCATATGAGGACTCACACAGATGAGAGACCATATAAGTGCCCCATGTGTGTAGAATGCTTCAGATCAGCAAGTCATCTAAAATGGCACCAGCGAAgacatcacacaggagagaaaccacgTTGCTGA